One window of Dyadobacter sandarakinus genomic DNA carries:
- a CDS encoding DUF3748 domain-containing protein — MQNVFTLLCTLAVTLSMPACNYDHLQETQVTHDLSYHHDLDNNDNFSPDGKWLAYDTRTDEGGIAASGRIERVNIETGEKQVLFEISGNTPWGPGAGAVSYSPVQNAVVFIHGLPATQDNPYQQWRRTGVIIEDSRPNVPIYMDARDVTDPFTPGALRGGTHRHEWSGDGQWIGFTYNDAVLKALEDRTGQRRNLRTIGVSKQIRTVEVDKNTENVSGAWFSVLVVHVVPEPEPGSDEISHAAGDSWMGTHGYLLPNGKRQIARAFLGTVRSRSGREVSEVFIVNIPDDITQPGEAGPLEGTKDDFPMPPKGTVWKRLTYTAESLHPGCKGIVRSSPDGSQLAFIAADVHGVDQIFLLSPFGGPATQLTRHETSVTGYLRWHPDGEHVSYVYENRIVLCETGEKPFADRIEILTEPSAAAPVSHVWSHDGKVLAFNKPVKDENGKATQQIFVKRFE; from the coding sequence ATGCAAAATGTATTTACCCTGCTTTGTACCTTAGCAGTTACTTTATCTATGCCTGCCTGCAACTACGACCATCTCCAAGAAACCCAGGTCACCCACGACCTCTCCTACCACCATGACCTGGACAACAATGACAATTTTTCTCCGGATGGCAAGTGGCTGGCGTACGACACCCGCACGGACGAGGGCGGCATTGCAGCTTCGGGCAGGATTGAGCGGGTGAATATCGAAACAGGAGAAAAGCAGGTACTTTTTGAGATTTCCGGAAATACACCCTGGGGCCCGGGCGCGGGAGCAGTGAGTTACAGCCCTGTGCAAAATGCGGTGGTGTTCATCCATGGATTGCCGGCCACGCAGGACAATCCGTACCAGCAGTGGAGGCGCACAGGGGTAATTATTGAAGATTCCCGCCCTAACGTACCCATCTATATGGACGCGCGCGACGTCACGGATCCGTTTACGCCGGGAGCATTGCGCGGAGGCACTCACCGGCATGAATGGAGTGGAGACGGGCAGTGGATCGGGTTCACTTACAATGATGCTGTTTTAAAAGCATTGGAGGACCGCACCGGGCAGCGGCGCAACCTGCGGACAATAGGTGTTTCAAAACAGATACGAACGGTTGAGGTTGATAAAAATACGGAAAATGTGTCGGGAGCGTGGTTCAGTGTGCTGGTAGTGCACGTGGTGCCGGAGCCTGAACCCGGCAGTGACGAAATCAGTCACGCGGCGGGAGACAGCTGGATGGGTACGCATGGCTACCTGCTACCCAATGGAAAGCGCCAGATAGCCCGGGCATTTCTGGGTACGGTCCGGAGCAGGAGCGGCCGGGAAGTGAGCGAGGTATTTATTGTAAATATTCCCGATGATATCACGCAACCTGGCGAAGCTGGTCCGCTGGAAGGCACGAAGGATGACTTTCCGATGCCACCAAAAGGCACAGTCTGGAAACGCCTGACGTACACCGCCGAAAGCCTGCATCCCGGCTGCAAAGGCATTGTCAGGTCGTCGCCCGATGGCTCGCAGCTTGCATTTATTGCTGCCGATGTGCATGGTGTTGACCAGATTTTCCTGCTGTCACCATTTGGAGGACCGGCTACCCAGCTCACCAGGCACGAAACCAGCGTGACGGGGTACCTGCGCTGGCATCCCGATGGAGAGCATGTAAGTTATGTATACGAAAACAGGATTGTACTTTGTGAAACTGGCGAAAAACCCTTTGCGGACCGAATTGAAATACTTACCGAACCTTCGGCAGCTGCACCGGTAAGCCACGTCTGGTCGCATGACGGAAAGGTACTTGCATTTAACAAGCCTGTAAAAGACGAAAACGGGAAG